A single window of Dermacentor albipictus isolate Rhodes 1998 colony chromosome 1, USDA_Dalb.pri_finalv2, whole genome shotgun sequence DNA harbors:
- the LOC135901623 gene encoding uncharacterized protein: MFHPKDSWNLTMLRTSIATSARALKTALQNPELASFVDAAQYPGSNSYAATMVDPPRKILNAASPQHSMASVAEQVTVALALCKPRRTRIFTDFWSAAMAFLASSVSAEAAAVLRTRQPGTARHVLTWFSAHMGRNVSPGSIDPIELAHDQPRGLVNCAGPRCPNSQGIDRNTDPLLTFHEITAHYQLGRRQFPAPHPKPGRPQASVLRMLPTGSFPS; encoded by the exons ATGTTCCACCCCAAAGACTCTTGGAATCTCACCATGCTCCGGACTTCAAtcgcaacctc GGCCCGAGCACTCAAGACTGCCCTGCAGAACCCAGAGCTcgcgtcctttgtcgacgcggcgcaGTATCCTGGATCAAACTCGTACGCGGCCACGATGGTTGACCCCCCGCGCAAGATCCTGAATGCAGCGTCTCCCCAACACTCGATGGCGTCTGTCGCAGAGCAAGTCacagtggcgctggctctgtgcaAACCCAGGCGCACGCGGATCTTCACGGACTTCtggtcggcggcgatggcctttctcgccaGCTCGGTCTCGGCCGAGGCAGCGGCGGTGCTGAGAACCCGCCAGCCAGGCACGGCCCGTCACGTCCTCACTTGGTTTTCGGCGCACATGGGTCGGAACGTCTCCCCCGGCTCGATCGACCCCAttgagctggcccacgaccagcCGCGAGGTCTCGTCAACTGCGCCGGTCCGAGGTGCCCGAattcgcaggggatcgaccgaaacacggacccgctgcttactttccacgagatcactgctcactaccagctgggacgcaggcagtttccggctcctcacccgaagccaggcagaccccaggcctcggtgctgagaatgctgccgacgggctcctttccgtcttga